In Calypte anna isolate BGI_N300 chromosome 28, bCalAnn1_v1.p, whole genome shotgun sequence, a single window of DNA contains:
- the ZNF414 gene encoding zinc finger protein 414 isoform X1, with protein MKTEKDEAVPTFSLGGKYTREGAGCSEVALPGVPVPVSGGTPTQDLRPLKRRTVPGKHYQCSSYGCKLTFPSMQELMDHLKVHYRPTQSLEGKTFQCPTLGCTETFPSMQDLMAHMKVHYKPNRYFKCENCLLRFRTHRSLFKHLHVCSDSAGSPPPPPKTDKPTPPATSTLEKDPPAKPPEGLPKLPRVIRSPENEAILPGVDTAPLAPASLPELPGSLPLVSPAPHPFPLLEPNLFGPSSLTRFSGPPPSSVPGPFLSYVHPSPYGLAQPPAQHRLRPYLPGHGPPVSNAVWKKSQGVSVSPLLPCFGSGVTPGHPSNSRIVWEHTRGRYTCTQCPFSTASREEMTLHIEDHRKNPPQPPRLDTDVDFGVGLASFHTKLTPEMENSLYSQL; from the exons ATGAAGACAGAGAAGGACGAGGCTGTGCCCACCTTCTCCTTGGGGGGTAAATACACCAGAGAGGGGGCAG GTTGCAGTGAAGTGGCTCTGCCTGGTGTCCCAGTGCCAGTGAGCGGAGGGACCCCAACCCAGGACCTCCGGCCGCTGAAGCGCAGAACTGTCCCAG GGAAACACTACCAGTGTTCAAGCTACGGCTGCAAACTGACCTTCCCCAGCATGCAGGAGCTGATGGACCACCTGAAGGTCCACTACAGACCCACGCAGTCCCTCGAGG GTAAAACCTTCCAGTGCCCCACACTGGGCTGCACAGAGACCTTCCCCAGCATGCAGGACCTCATGGCCCACATGAAGGTTCACTACAAACCAAACCGCTACTTCAA GTGTGAGAACTGCCTGCTGCGTTTCCGGACACACCGCTCCCTCTTCAAACACCTCCACGTCTGCTCCGACAGCGCCGGCAGCCCACCCCCACCTCCCAAAACCGACAAGCCCACCCCGCCTGCTACCTCCACCCTGGAGAAAGACCCCCCGGCCAAACCACCCGAGGGGTTGCCCAAACTCCCGAGGGTTATCCGCTCCCCGGAGAACGAAGCCATCCTCCCCGGTGTGGACACTGCCCCGCTGGCTCCCGCCAGCCTCCCCGAGCTGCCGGGCTCGCTGCCACTGGTCTCGCCAgccccccaccccttccctctgctggaGCCCAACCTTTTCGGGCCATCGTCCTTGACTCGGTTCTCCGGGCCGCCCCCCTCCTCGGTTCCGGGGCCGTTCCTCTCCTACGTGCACCCTTCACCCTATGGCTTGGCCCAGCCCCCGGCTCAGCACCGCCTGCGGCCATACCTGCCGGGCCATGGCCCCCCCGTCTCCAACGCCGTCTGGAAGAAAAGCCAAG GTGTGAGTGTCAGCCCACTCCTCCCATGCTTTGGCTCAGGAGTGACTCCAG GGCACCCCTCCAACAGCCGCATTGTGTGGGAGCACACGCGGGGCCGCTACACCTGCACGCAGTGCCCCTTCTCCACGGCCTCCCGGGAGGAGATGACCCTGCACATCGAGGACCACCGCAAGAaccccccgcagcccccccgcCTCGACACAGACGTGG ATTTCGGGGTGGGCCTCGCCTCCTTCCACACGAAGCTGACGCCAGAGATGGAGAATTCCCTCTACTCCCAGCTCTGA
- the ZNF414 gene encoding zinc finger protein 414 isoform X2, whose product MKTEKDEAVPTFSLGGCSEVALPGVPVPVSGGTPTQDLRPLKRRTVPGKHYQCSSYGCKLTFPSMQELMDHLKVHYRPTQSLEGKTFQCPTLGCTETFPSMQDLMAHMKVHYKPNRYFKCENCLLRFRTHRSLFKHLHVCSDSAGSPPPPPKTDKPTPPATSTLEKDPPAKPPEGLPKLPRVIRSPENEAILPGVDTAPLAPASLPELPGSLPLVSPAPHPFPLLEPNLFGPSSLTRFSGPPPSSVPGPFLSYVHPSPYGLAQPPAQHRLRPYLPGHGPPVSNAVWKKSQGVSVSPLLPCFGSGVTPGHPSNSRIVWEHTRGRYTCTQCPFSTASREEMTLHIEDHRKNPPQPPRLDTDVDFGVGLASFHTKLTPEMENSLYSQL is encoded by the exons ATGAAGACAGAGAAGGACGAGGCTGTGCCCACCTTCTCCTTGGGGG GTTGCAGTGAAGTGGCTCTGCCTGGTGTCCCAGTGCCAGTGAGCGGAGGGACCCCAACCCAGGACCTCCGGCCGCTGAAGCGCAGAACTGTCCCAG GGAAACACTACCAGTGTTCAAGCTACGGCTGCAAACTGACCTTCCCCAGCATGCAGGAGCTGATGGACCACCTGAAGGTCCACTACAGACCCACGCAGTCCCTCGAGG GTAAAACCTTCCAGTGCCCCACACTGGGCTGCACAGAGACCTTCCCCAGCATGCAGGACCTCATGGCCCACATGAAGGTTCACTACAAACCAAACCGCTACTTCAA GTGTGAGAACTGCCTGCTGCGTTTCCGGACACACCGCTCCCTCTTCAAACACCTCCACGTCTGCTCCGACAGCGCCGGCAGCCCACCCCCACCTCCCAAAACCGACAAGCCCACCCCGCCTGCTACCTCCACCCTGGAGAAAGACCCCCCGGCCAAACCACCCGAGGGGTTGCCCAAACTCCCGAGGGTTATCCGCTCCCCGGAGAACGAAGCCATCCTCCCCGGTGTGGACACTGCCCCGCTGGCTCCCGCCAGCCTCCCCGAGCTGCCGGGCTCGCTGCCACTGGTCTCGCCAgccccccaccccttccctctgctggaGCCCAACCTTTTCGGGCCATCGTCCTTGACTCGGTTCTCCGGGCCGCCCCCCTCCTCGGTTCCGGGGCCGTTCCTCTCCTACGTGCACCCTTCACCCTATGGCTTGGCCCAGCCCCCGGCTCAGCACCGCCTGCGGCCATACCTGCCGGGCCATGGCCCCCCCGTCTCCAACGCCGTCTGGAAGAAAAGCCAAG GTGTGAGTGTCAGCCCACTCCTCCCATGCTTTGGCTCAGGAGTGACTCCAG GGCACCCCTCCAACAGCCGCATTGTGTGGGAGCACACGCGGGGCCGCTACACCTGCACGCAGTGCCCCTTCTCCACGGCCTCCCGGGAGGAGATGACCCTGCACATCGAGGACCACCGCAAGAaccccccgcagcccccccgcCTCGACACAGACGTGG ATTTCGGGGTGGGCCTCGCCTCCTTCCACACGAAGCTGACGCCAGAGATGGAGAATTCCCTCTACTCCCAGCTCTGA
- the ZNF414 gene encoding zinc finger protein 414 isoform X3, which produces MKTEKDEAVPTFSLGGKYTREGAGCSEVALPGVPVPVSGGTPTQDLRPLKRRTVPGKHYQCSSYGCKLTFPSMQELMDHLKVHYRPTQSLEGKTFQCPTLGCTETFPSMQDLMAHMKVHYKPNRYFKCENCLLRFRTHRSLFKHLHVCSDSAGSPPPPPKTDKPTPPATSTLEKDPPAKPPEGLPKLPRVIRSPENEAILPGVDTAPLAPASLPELPGSLPLVSPAPHPFPLLEPNLFGPSSLTRFSGPPPSSVPGPFLSYVHPSPYGLAQPPAQHRLRPYLPGHGPPVSNAVWKKSQGVSVSPLLPCFGSGVTPGHPSNSRIVWEHTRGRYTCTQCPFSTASREEMTLHIEDHRKNPPQPPRLDTDISGWASPPSTRS; this is translated from the exons ATGAAGACAGAGAAGGACGAGGCTGTGCCCACCTTCTCCTTGGGGGGTAAATACACCAGAGAGGGGGCAG GTTGCAGTGAAGTGGCTCTGCCTGGTGTCCCAGTGCCAGTGAGCGGAGGGACCCCAACCCAGGACCTCCGGCCGCTGAAGCGCAGAACTGTCCCAG GGAAACACTACCAGTGTTCAAGCTACGGCTGCAAACTGACCTTCCCCAGCATGCAGGAGCTGATGGACCACCTGAAGGTCCACTACAGACCCACGCAGTCCCTCGAGG GTAAAACCTTCCAGTGCCCCACACTGGGCTGCACAGAGACCTTCCCCAGCATGCAGGACCTCATGGCCCACATGAAGGTTCACTACAAACCAAACCGCTACTTCAA GTGTGAGAACTGCCTGCTGCGTTTCCGGACACACCGCTCCCTCTTCAAACACCTCCACGTCTGCTCCGACAGCGCCGGCAGCCCACCCCCACCTCCCAAAACCGACAAGCCCACCCCGCCTGCTACCTCCACCCTGGAGAAAGACCCCCCGGCCAAACCACCCGAGGGGTTGCCCAAACTCCCGAGGGTTATCCGCTCCCCGGAGAACGAAGCCATCCTCCCCGGTGTGGACACTGCCCCGCTGGCTCCCGCCAGCCTCCCCGAGCTGCCGGGCTCGCTGCCACTGGTCTCGCCAgccccccaccccttccctctgctggaGCCCAACCTTTTCGGGCCATCGTCCTTGACTCGGTTCTCCGGGCCGCCCCCCTCCTCGGTTCCGGGGCCGTTCCTCTCCTACGTGCACCCTTCACCCTATGGCTTGGCCCAGCCCCCGGCTCAGCACCGCCTGCGGCCATACCTGCCGGGCCATGGCCCCCCCGTCTCCAACGCCGTCTGGAAGAAAAGCCAAG GTGTGAGTGTCAGCCCACTCCTCCCATGCTTTGGCTCAGGAGTGACTCCAG GGCACCCCTCCAACAGCCGCATTGTGTGGGAGCACACGCGGGGCCGCTACACCTGCACGCAGTGCCCCTTCTCCACGGCCTCCCGGGAGGAGATGACCCTGCACATCGAGGACCACCGCAAGAaccccccgcagcccccccgcCTCGACACAGAC ATTTCGGGGTGGGCCTCGCCTCCTTCCACACGAAGCTGA
- the ZNF414 gene encoding zinc finger protein 414 isoform X4, which translates to MKTEKDEAVPTFSLGGKYTREGAGCSEVALPGVPVPVSGGTPTQDLRPLKRRTVPGKHYQCSSYGCKLTFPSMQELMDHLKVHYRPTQSLEGKTFQCPTLGCTETFPSMQDLMAHMKVHYKPNRYFKCENCLLRFRTHRSLFKHLHVCSDSAGSPPPPPKTDKPTPPATSTLEKDPPAKPPEGLPKLPRVIRSPENEAILPGVDTAPLAPASLPELPGSLPLVSPAPHPFPLLEPNLFGPSSLTRFSGPPPSSVPGPFLSYVHPSPYGLAQPPAQHRLRPYLPGHGPPVSNAVWKKSQGHPSNSRIVWEHTRGRYTCTQCPFSTASREEMTLHIEDHRKNPPQPPRLDTDVDFGVGLASFHTKLTPEMENSLYSQL; encoded by the exons ATGAAGACAGAGAAGGACGAGGCTGTGCCCACCTTCTCCTTGGGGGGTAAATACACCAGAGAGGGGGCAG GTTGCAGTGAAGTGGCTCTGCCTGGTGTCCCAGTGCCAGTGAGCGGAGGGACCCCAACCCAGGACCTCCGGCCGCTGAAGCGCAGAACTGTCCCAG GGAAACACTACCAGTGTTCAAGCTACGGCTGCAAACTGACCTTCCCCAGCATGCAGGAGCTGATGGACCACCTGAAGGTCCACTACAGACCCACGCAGTCCCTCGAGG GTAAAACCTTCCAGTGCCCCACACTGGGCTGCACAGAGACCTTCCCCAGCATGCAGGACCTCATGGCCCACATGAAGGTTCACTACAAACCAAACCGCTACTTCAA GTGTGAGAACTGCCTGCTGCGTTTCCGGACACACCGCTCCCTCTTCAAACACCTCCACGTCTGCTCCGACAGCGCCGGCAGCCCACCCCCACCTCCCAAAACCGACAAGCCCACCCCGCCTGCTACCTCCACCCTGGAGAAAGACCCCCCGGCCAAACCACCCGAGGGGTTGCCCAAACTCCCGAGGGTTATCCGCTCCCCGGAGAACGAAGCCATCCTCCCCGGTGTGGACACTGCCCCGCTGGCTCCCGCCAGCCTCCCCGAGCTGCCGGGCTCGCTGCCACTGGTCTCGCCAgccccccaccccttccctctgctggaGCCCAACCTTTTCGGGCCATCGTCCTTGACTCGGTTCTCCGGGCCGCCCCCCTCCTCGGTTCCGGGGCCGTTCCTCTCCTACGTGCACCCTTCACCCTATGGCTTGGCCCAGCCCCCGGCTCAGCACCGCCTGCGGCCATACCTGCCGGGCCATGGCCCCCCCGTCTCCAACGCCGTCTGGAAGAAAAGCCAAG GGCACCCCTCCAACAGCCGCATTGTGTGGGAGCACACGCGGGGCCGCTACACCTGCACGCAGTGCCCCTTCTCCACGGCCTCCCGGGAGGAGATGACCCTGCACATCGAGGACCACCGCAAGAaccccccgcagcccccccgcCTCGACACAGACGTGG ATTTCGGGGTGGGCCTCGCCTCCTTCCACACGAAGCTGACGCCAGAGATGGAGAATTCCCTCTACTCCCAGCTCTGA
- the LOC103534946 gene encoding LOW QUALITY PROTEIN: acidic leucine-rich nuclear phosphoprotein 32 family member B (The sequence of the model RefSeq protein was modified relative to this genomic sequence to represent the inferred CDS: inserted 2 bases in 2 codons; deleted 2 bases in 1 codon; substituted 2 bases at 2 genomic stop codons) gives MLAAARACPGPPRPGSPRAALGPGSGLPRLAGSALSQPPPRRAGSGGSRVPTAAAGPDPSGARPGELGRGHEEPNRGSPAPGEGAEAAAEPPTPAPGPAAARSPPPWGQARGFAPSRSVSLRPGAGGSSVSGPGRAGRPGAVAAGCHLARGQIPVGRHRVKFGSMGTTGLKWDFWLKELVLDNCRSDDGKIIVNVHLMSVSNLPKLNKLRKVTELINRVSGGLEVXQRELLTWTHLNLKRQTRLKDINTLEPLKKLAQTWHSLGPLQTCEVTMSSNYRERCSPFTAQLTYLDGFDADDEESPXTHPEADGEGLEDEYENGEEGGEEDDXEEEXFDEEVIDDEEDEDDDLEGEEEGRMEEEDEEEDGEDDEEDEADDDLPRGEKRKRNLEDEGEEDPEDEEDDEDD, from the exons ATGTTAGCGGCTGCCCGGGCCTGCCCCGGCCCGCCCCGCCCGGGCTCCCCGCGGGCCGCGTTGGGGCCGGGTTCGGGACTTCCCAGGCTTGCGGGGTCCGCGCTGTCACAGCCGCCTCCGCGCCGGGCGGGCAGCGGGGGGTCCCGGGTCCCGACGGCAGCGGCGGGGCCAGACCCGAGCGGGGCCCGGCCCGGGGAACTGGGGCGCGGACACGAGGAACCGAACCGCGGTTCCCCCGCCCCCGGGGAAGGGGCCGAGGCGGCGGCTGAGCCCCCCACACCCGCcccgggccccgccgccgcccgctcCCCCCCGCCCTGGGGCCAGGCCCGGGGCTTCGCGCCCTCTCGAAGCGTTTCCCTTCGGCCCGGAGCCGGCGGGAGCTCCGTAtctgggccgggccgggccgggcgccCCGGTGCCGTAGCTGCTGGCTGTCACTTGGCCCGGGGACAGATCCCCGTGGGGCGGCATCGAGTCAAGTTTGGGAGCATGGGGACAACGGGCTTGAAGTGGGACTTCTG GTTGAAGGAGCTGGTTCTTGATAACTGCCGCTCGGATGATGGGAAGATCATTG TCAATGTCCACTTGATGTCTGTCTCCAATCTCCCCAAACTCAACAAACTCCGGAAGGTGA ctgagtTGATAAACAGGGTTTCTGGTGGCCTTGAAGTCTAGCAGAGAGAACTCCTAACCTGGACACACTTGAATCTAAAGCGGCAAACAAGATTAAAGGACATCAATACCCTGGAGCCCTTG AAAAAGTTGGCCCAAACCTGGCATAGTCTGGGACCTCTTCAAACGTGTGAGGTGACAATG TCATCAAACTACCGGGAGAGGTGTTCACCCTTTACTGCCCAGCTCACCTACCTAGATGGGTTTGATGCTGATGATGAGGAAAGCC TGACTCACCCTGAAGCAGATGGGGAAGGACTGGAAGATGAATATGAAAACGGGGAAG AAGGTGGAGAAGAGGATG ATGAGGAAGAATGATTTGATGAAGAAGTCATTGATgatgaagaagatgaagatgatgatCTGGAAGgtgaagaggagggaagaatgGAG gaggaagatgaggaggaagatggTGAGGATGATGAAGAAGATGAAGCTGATGATG ACCTTCCAcgaggggaaaagagaaaacgAAATCTTGAGGATGAAGGAGAGGAAGACCCAGAAGACGAAGAGGACGATGAGGATGACTGA